The genomic window cTCTTATAGCACTTAATTAATAGTGGTTaatgtaataattaaaaataataatattttagataaaatcataatatcataataacaaaatcttataatattataattaaacaatAATGAATACGAAAACTCgtatatcataaataaaatattataatactaCAATTAAACAGATTTATTAGTGATAAATTAAATTTCTTAgtttagattaataattattattttatgatttttttcttttattataacttGAGATTGATGATGCTTTGTACCATTACTGTGTTGGTTTTATTCAGGCTGCGGACTCATAGCTCCGTTTACGTGGATAGAACTAACAAGTGGACCGCAATCATCACACTCACTGAAAATTTCAACCCAAGTTGACAGCATGGCTAAAGCTGCAGCTACTTGCAAAATTCACTTTAGATGGCCTAAATTTGCAATAATATTATAACTTGAAATAATGAAGAAGAGCATGTGCGATGAAGaaattttaaatgtatgaaatgcaGAAAGAGATGGAAGCATGTTGTGTTGGATTGAATTACTGAAAGTTGAGGCTTGGAGGGTGCTGAGTAGATTTGGGTGCCAAATGAGGTGCCAATCACGTTCAGCTTCGTATCATTTTAGTATTTTCAAAAAGTTTTTCTACTACCACGTTGATGTGAGAACAAAAACTCTATATCACTCAGCCATTGAATTTGTAAGATGGAAACTAAATGAGTTTGATATAAGAATCAAACTGTACATTACAAGgctatatatttatgaaatttcatattattattggGAATCAGCAGTACATTGCATACCTCAACCATCAACAGTCCCACTATACTGTgctacaaaatatttaaaattaaaataaaaatcacaactattacaaaaatcaaaacaaattttCCCCACATTTGGCACCAATCCATCAACAGAGACCACACTGCAGCAACACCAAACCCTCCCTCAACTCTGGGTTAAGTTTGGTTAAAGCTTATTGCCACCCATTCGTGAAAATATCCTTAATTAGCACAGCTAATATTGTGCTACGCTGTCCTACTTCAACATTCTCTTGCCAGAAAACTAGCAAGTCTGAAAACTTTTTCTTAAACTGAAATTTCTATAGATAAACATTTACAGGTTGAAACCTCTTAATATTTCAGTTAAATCACTTATTTTGTTGAGACGTAGAACACTAAACTTTTGCTCACATGCACTATTTAGCTTTTACATTATTGTGGTGACAACCTTAACAAACGAAACGGTTCAGGTTTAGGACTGGTATTGTTGTTGAAAATatggtgaaaaaaatattataatttatacatattaaatattgaaaattttaaaatatgtctTTCTGAAGTTAACCGACCCATTAACAAGTAATATTGTTCTCGTTTAAAGTTTTATCCCCTGACTTTATGAAGAGTTTAAGTGGCAGAAGTTGACTAAAAAGACGGCAAGTTCAACAGAGTGAGATAGTTTGTCAGATTGGACTACCTATCAAAGAAATGTGGGCATTTATGCTTTGTAGGGTTTGAATCAAGGTCTTGATTTGGCATTGTTGGACATCTAGATGGTCATGCGTCATGCACTATCTAATCCGATAAGACATTTTATCTCTATAAAATCGTCAATTCTTAAAATAATCTCAAATCACAGTTTCTCCACAAAATTGAGAgaaaatcttaataaaaaaataattccaaCCTGTTCAAAGATACTTCAACTTCTGGTGGAGACTTGAAAAACAATAAGGTGCTGGATAAAGTATTAGCATAAACAATTTGTTTTGACAAAAAGATGCCTAAAATTAGTTGGAAATCCAACTTTTAACTTCCGATCTAACTGGATAATTGTTGGCCTAGTGTTTATTGTTCCATTTAGTAGAGAAGAGGTTATGTTGGATTGTCACAATTAGACTGATGAAATCAGTATCCTTTTATGTCCCGGGTAAATTCCGAACCTATATTTATTCGTACATATGACAAGGTTGTTTTAATTGGGTTGACTCAAGAATTAATATAGATCAATTAAATTGAACAAATTAAACCATatgattttttaatgatttatttattcaaaccAGTTAGACAACTGGTGATCTagtcaaatcaatttttttattcaatttaaatatttaatgaatgtgaattttttatgaataatgTTATTTAATTCATAGTAATATTTTAatcttataaaatttatatgagaAATAATTACTTGAGAAAAATGATTAATgcagtttttgttttttaatacaACTCACACAACTACAAATAGACAATTTCTACAAGTCAAACCCATGACGTGGATTGGAGTGTAAGATGGTGAACGCCCCCTCGAAATGGTATAACATTCAAAACCTTTTGATGATACGGTATGATGAATAGAAGAAGCAAGCAACAAAAATATACATACATGGGGCACTTCCtaaataacaaatataaatgTATTATATGAACAGAATTTATTTTTATGAGTATGTTGGGGTATAAACTGCTTAGAGAAGAGTAAAGCTTTGGGTTAGGTGCAGTTGGTAGATTAACAACACCCTATCAATGTTGAGCCGAAGACCAAGAGTTGGCATCAATCCAGTTAAAAGCAATAGGGCTAAGGAAAGCATCAGGAATGCCAAAGGAACTGACCAAAGCAAGTGCATGCGGTCGAAGTTCACTGcatatttttgttatttctcTCCGCACTGTAGCAGCATTCTCAACTGACAGGTACCCATATCGGAGATACGCACCATCTTCCAGACAATTCAAGGCATACAATGATCTCAGCATACCCAGCACATCCTGCACAACAATGAAAATGAAGATTCAACAGCCTGTCTAATGCACAAAAGACTGCATATGTCTTCTCATGCCTTCAATATTTGAAGTGACAAACATGCAAAGTTGTTTTTATATCAGATGATTTCCATCCTGCAAATCCCGAGAATTTTACCCATCTCTTATCCTATATATATGACTGCAATTTTCTATTCATCTCTTCTGATCATATCCATCCCACCATATCCTGCAACGCAACTTCAGACAACGATGAAGTTTGAGTTGTTTCTGGTTAGGTTAAGCCAGGTTTTGGACAAGTTTTGAAGTCAGTTTGGGTTGGGTGTGTGATGTTTTCCATTTAGAGTCAGATTCAGCCACTTCTACAATCCTAAAAGGTCCTAACAATCAGGTTCAATTAGGTTTTAGTTGGGTCCTTTTATGCTCAAGCTATTGACTCTTAAATATTTGGTTTTAAAAGGGCTGGCTTAAGTGGTTCAGATTACGTTCATTTCACCACTTCTAAATTAGAACGAATACCGAGCGGATGCTACGGCTGGATGCTCATTTGAGATACATTCTCTAATACTAACCTTCAATGAACAAGCAGCTAGAGTTGCTTCTGCCTCAACAAATGTTTGTAATATTGCTCGATCTGAAAAAGCTTTTCCCAAGTCCTCTGCTAGCTGATAACTCTGGTGTGAATAAGCGACAATTAGACTAAAAGGTGGATAAAAAAGAATAGAAACCTAGATAAAAGCAAGTGCTTCCTCACCATAATGAACGCGTGCTCTTTACTTTCTCCCTTGGCTTGACACTGTGAGACTTCCGCAACAAACCGATTCAAAAGATCTCTCTCCCTTAAGCACAAGACATCCATCTGAAATAGGACAATGGTCAGAGATGCCCACAATTTTATGTGGAATTACCAACAGTACAATTGATGCTAATCTAATTTACCTGGAATTGGCTGCATCTGAGCGTAGTCGTAGTAAGCCGTGATGGAATGACAGGGCAGGGCTTATTCATGTGTTCTAAACCCAGACCCTTGAAAGCCTTGTTTGGCTTCTGAGCTGCCATGTATTCAGCAAACAGAGCTTTGCTGACCTGAGTTATCATGTTCAATCATAAGTTCCACTGTTTAGTTGTCAATACATTAGGATGTTGTGAACCCAAAATCCATGAAGCCTATTAAAATGACCTACACATCTTGCAGGCCATGGCCAGGGGACTACATGCATCATATGGGTCATTTCAAGGAAAACAAAATCCAGTAAAAACCCATACATAGAGAACTCATTCCCCAATTCTGCATCTGCTGCTTTCATTTTACATTGAGGTCATATATTCTCAGCCAGTTTAGTTGTAAGTTGTAACCAACTGTCCTTGTCAAAGGAAATTCGTAAGGAAAGAAGAAAGCAAATTTACCTGCTGCATTAAAATATTATTGTCCCCCTCAAAAGTGGATTGCACATCATGTTCAGCTTTTAGATGACCAACACGATTCTCTGTCTTTAGTCCTTGTCCTCCACAAGCTTCGCGACATTCCTGAAGCATTCAACAATTGAACGTCTGTAATGGCACTTAATGTTGAAATGGTTCAACTTACTCCAAAATTGTCTGTAGCTCACCTGAAGTATTTGCATGTTACTCCATGTAAAAGTAGCCTTGAATGAACTTGAAATTACATGAATGATTTTGTTTGACTGGGGTGTCCTCTTCACATACAGCATTTTCAAGTAATTTGCTCCAAAACTCATAGCATACCTGCagcataaaaatgaaaataaacaaatgaggGTTTAGAACTTACGTTAAACGTTCAACAAACACTTAGACAACATACGTTTTCTCTATACATGCACAGAAAAGAATGACTAATCTTATCTACCAAGCCAGTGAAGAAAAAATTGTCATGATGAGACTTGCTACAAGCACAGCACTTACGTTTCAAACACAAACTGGACTTAACAAGAGTTCAggagaatatatatacatatatatatatatacatttcctAAACTACCTCTAAACCCCTCCAAACTCCAACTAACTAAATTGGAGGATTACACTCTTAATAGTGCTCAAACCCACAACCTCCAAATTGCTACAACAACAACGGTGCCAACTGGGGTAGCACTCTGATCAAGAAACTGTGCATATACTTACGTCTTTGCAAGGAGAGGCAAGAGTCGTCGTTGATGACTTGGGTAATCAAGCAATAAGACCTCAGGTTCCTTTGGTTTAAGAGAAAAAGCCCGCCTTGTTAGAGCATATCTAATGGCAATAGCTAAACCAACCTGTAAGGAGAGTAATGGCATGATATCAGCGACCTTTACATTTGATAGTAGTGGCCTGCCACCCATACCCAAAATACAAAAACATGCAAATTTCTTCTGCCAATAAAAACGGACAAGATGCTTAGAAAAAAATGAGGTATACCTTTGACTGGTAAACTGCATTAACTGCAATATTAACACGGCCTGCTGTTAGAGGGGCCAGGAATGCAGCAAATCTCTGAATTAAAGCAACAGACATGTAAGAGAAACCAACACAGTATTACCAGCAAAACAGTTGTAGTACAATAAACGGCTCTAGAGCAGATACCAGTCAACTCAAATATAAGAAGTACCTGATCTGGGTCTTTTATAGCACTTAGATATTTTCCATCAGGTGAAACATCAGCAACTGAATTTAATAAGTTCTCTCTCGGCACTCGAACATTGTCAAACCTGAAATAACATGAGCAGACCTTTAATATTAGAATTTTTCTAAGAAAAAGAAGAGACTAAAGAATCCATAGTAGAGTGTAAGTTTACACTACCAGATTCTACCGTTATCAACACCATTTAAACCAATTTTATGACCACAGTCAGCAATGCGAATGTTTGGACATACATTACCATCAGCATCCCTGATCTGGGCTATAAGTGCATGAACCCCTTGATTGGTTCCATTGATATTGAGCTGTGAAAAAACAATTGTGTGTGTTGCATGCTAGACAACAAAGCAACAACATAAGTATACCATGTCAGCATATACATAAAACAGAGGGAAGGATAATAAAAACAGCTAAAAAAAAACTTCACATTACAAAGGAATCTAAAAACAGACTCCATGGagagaaatggtatttggttctAAGAGAAGCTTACGTTGGCTGCTCCGCCAATCCAATACTTTTGTGCTGATTCACAAGGAGTATTAATGACAAACTCCCCTGTGTTTGAGTCATATGTTGTTATTGTTTCAATGCCGCGAACCTAAATACAGTAACTCTAGAATAAATCAGGAGCAAGAGGAAGACTGCATAAAAATTCGGAAAAAGCATGATTCTCCTTACTAAAGGATTAGACAACCTTTACATACATTACTTCCATGCCCCAACTCAGTCATTGCAAAGCAACCTTTGATCAAGTAATTTTCAGTGTCCCTCAGCCACTTGTCATGGTGGTGCTTTGTACCAAAAAATTGGATGGCACCACCCCTGCATACATTATGACAATAGTAGAACTCAGTTCCAAATTTTCTTACTTTCTACTTTAACCTTGTCGACTAAAAAGTCTGCACCCCTTCCTATAACAATGGgttaaattcataaataaaatgtAAGGCAAGCAACAAACAGCTCTCGGTTccattaaatttcaaacttcaataCACTAAGACTTTGTTGGTTAGTTTCTTTTGATACTTATATCTTTTGCTATTTGATCTTTTATTCTTCATTGCTAACAGGTAGGATcatatttaagtaaaataaacaaattgaaaATCAATTAAAACAAGGCATTGTGTTGTATATTATAAAACAGAGTAATGCAACCaaggaaaatgaagaagaaatgaatATACAGTTAATAAAGACACTTCAAGGGAGCTACTACTCTTAAGTGCAAAAGGGCTCTTggtaacatttttaaatattaccATGAAAAACTGCCACTACAAAAAAAAATGCAGCCCAAGCTTTTCTTGAACATATTTAACCAAAACTAAGaatttgagagagagagagagagagagagagagagagagagaatgagTAGTTGAATATAAGTAATAGTTCAATTCAGTGTAAATGAATGCATCCATAGAAACTAACAAGTGCTATGAAAGTATTCTTTTATAGAGAACTATCTGAAATCTTGAAATAATATCCCTTCATGAAAAGTTTTCACAAAGTTATATCTTGTCCTACATACTAAATTCATAAAAACATGCGACCTATACGATTTTACAACTTCTGTTTAAAATCAAAACACTTGAAATCATTTTGGTAGACTTCATGATAACATTTTCTtactcaaaaaatataaaaattctaatgGTTACTCTTTTTTTATGTATTCAAATCTATTTTTACACCTAAAAGCAAAGTAAGGGAAATAATGCATAAAGGAAGTCTATTACTTTTAAAGTGTGTTTGCTTGGGTAAAAGGAGaaagtaaaaaattgaaaaaaaaaaattttgaatgtgcttaaaaaaatgagagaaataaaaataaaaaggtgatCATCTTATCTTCCAAATTAGAATGATAAATTAGAAtgataaaaagagagaaaattgtatattaatttatttttaaatgttttattttatatctttaaaattttcaacgtAAAATTattcttcttttcattttcttcatcAGCGCGCTTataggaaaaaaattatatttttttatttatgaaaataaaattattcagaaaaaatatatttttcatatttctatGTAGAGTTTGAAAAGTAAAACGAAATCCAAAAATTTAGATTAATCTTAAGAAGATAGAAAAGAGAAAAGGCGGATAACGCACCACAAGAAGAAGTGAACTCCAAGCTTAATGGAGATGGAATGATCGAAGAGACCCAAAACCTCAAAGCAAGCGAACCTTCTCATCTCAACTTCTTCTCCTTCCCCCGTTAACCACCCTTGGAACACTCCCCTCTCGAACAAATACTCGATGCGTTTCCACGTCATCTCCCGCTGCTGCTCCATGGACTGGTTATAGTCCGGCGACACAAACACCTTCCCTCCCCTCACTCTGGGATTGAACACCTTGCTCTGCGTGATCATGCCAAACAGCCGATCCCGCTCCTCCAGGTCGTGCCCGTCCATTAGCTTCCGCATATCGTTGATGTCGAATGCGTATTTTTCGGAAAGTTCGGGCGGAGAGTAGTTCAAACAGGCGTTTGAAGAAAGAGAAGGGGTTTGAAAGGACGAAGTAGGAGGTGATTGGAGGAGGTGACCGGTTAGGACTTTGGTTCTCTGAAATGCTCGATCCATTGCAGAATAacgttgttttttttttttttgcctgcCTTTATTTGTTTGTTCAAAAGAGGAATACTGATGATGGTGGTGGTTGCGTTTAGTATTTTTTACATTGAAGCAATCGCAATTGGATCCAGGAAGCGGTTAGGTTGGGTTGGTCATCCGGGGTTAGGTTGGTCAACCAACTATCTACGCTTAAATAATCTGACCTTATCCGTATTTCTCAACTTGCGCCTTTTTTACAaagataatataataaatatattaaattcaaaattgggttatatgttatattaattaCTAAAATGGTATAGATAAGATGGTGAAGGGTGGTGTACAGATGACACCACTCTTGTTTTCTAACAATTGTCCcatacaattaaaaaataatattttaatatgtgaAGTCTTGTTGATAGGCGATACctaaatattgaatttaatatATACTCGTTTTTATATATGGGCATAGTATTTGGGGTGATGTCATATCAATAAGTGGCACTAGTGATCCCTCTTTAGCAGGCGGCATTAGTGACCTCTATCTAATAGGTGACAACGGAGAAGAAGCAAATTTGGGGGATATTATAACTATGGTCCCGTTTCGTAATTTTAAAATTGGAGAAGCAGtttctttatttaaaaaagaaaaagaaagtagaagggaagaagagagggagaagaaaaaaaggtaaaaaaaatttaatagagaagattaaaggaaaagaaagttaagaaagaaaggagaagcaAAAAAAATGATAGTAGAGAAATGGAAGGTGaaagtatgttttttttttaaatagaatcgattagaaattattttgttactaatttgtttagtttgatgcttattgtgatttgttataaatgtaattttttatgttgtttttaaattatttttaagttattttgttagtaattattataaattaattgttAGCTAGTGATGACACTAgggaaaaaatagataaatactgaaattaaaaaaaaaacttagtttctGTCATAGATATTGGAAGAAATGACAATAAATCTGATATTGCCTGATGAGATAACAACTTCAGCACAAAGAGAGAAAGTTGATAGGATGATTAGAGAAGTGTAAGATTATAGAATGAAACAGAAGAAACATAGTTCAACACCTTATTACCATAAATCAAAATATGCAAGACGTGTTATGGAAGATTCATGAAATAATTAGAAAGAATAAAGTGCGATAATTGACCCTAAGAGGGACATTAATAAAACGGTAGCATCAAATGATTTTAGACCAACTTTGGAAGACATTGGTACCACGAACCTATTGGAATATAATTATATACTACGTGAAGTTTATAATCTCTTATGGAGCAAAGAAAATAGCGAGACAAAGTATAGGTTCGCTAAAGTTGACTAGGAAGCAAAATGTCTTTGACATGCCATGGATGGATAAATTAGTTGTTAGGAAATTACTTTATAAATTCAATACCTGTTATAAAGATGGAAGAGGAATAAGATCTTGAGGAATTTCCAAAATGGATTGTAGAAGATGAATTTGAagagaattcaaaatttaatataaagaatTTCCCGGAGAAAAATACAGAATCGGAGATGGAAGAAAACGTAGAAATGAGTTTAAGTGGTTAAATGCGAAGGTAAAGTAAAAGTTAGAGCCtagaaaatgtgaaaaaaaaatgactaaatatgGTTGTACATGTACGAAATGAGAACTTAATGTTGATATAATGCTGAGCTTACGAATGAAAAGTTTTGCATATTTATATAATGTTGGTCTTTTTTTTAcagattattttttattaaagtaatttttttgCTGTTCGAAATTGTATtgagaatttttatttcttttttaacagatttagtattgaagatgaataattagttttttttgtatgcgtttatttcaaTGGAGTAATTTTGACAATagttggatgtatatttgaatgtcgccaaCAAATAGCAAttagatttaatagaaatgtctcagatgattatataaagaaaatgattagtgcaaaaattgttagacATTATGGAAAaaggatctcgaaacttttctacaagtttccagtttcaacAGATCCCATCAAATTCACCGAGATAGAACTTGTAGACGAtaaagacgtggagacaatggtcgctctttattATGGGAATTGGAGTGACCAAAATGCAACGATTCAGTTATTTTCTAAGTTAGCTTATGTAGAGCCAACTGAAGAtcccactccattaggtgaagaacaTTTATAGTCAATCGATTTTACACGGGATCGACATCGATCTTAATGCTGCATCCGAAACTGATGCGGTTGGTGATGACAGATGCGATAGTAGTGATCCTTCTGGTCACGAGGTCGATAGTGATCCCGATGTGGATGAGGTTCCAGGTGATACTAACAACAAAGGCGTAAATGACGATTGAAATGTTAATgcattgtgatacacaataatcttgGGGCACACATGTTGTTCATAAAACCCGATGCAATGCATACAGTCGAGTTCCCGGAGTACCCTAATATACTACCTGCTCACCGAATGACCGTAGATTCTGATCTTAAGGAGTTATTCGTGGGCCAGAAATTCGAAAGCAAAGAAGGGTGCGTATTTACCAataagcggtatagcatgaatgTGTAGTGGACTACAAAGTCATGTCTACaccgacattatatattgggGAGTGTTAGAGGTCGACGGAAGGTTACAATTAGTGGGTACGAGCTACATTTATCCAGAAGTcacagatgtgggagatacgaacaTTTGTTGagcctcacacatgcacttcaacacgtatgacagaagatcaccaaaaacttgattccaaaactatttGTGCATGCATTacgccaatggtgaaggacatgccgaccattaaattttttatattgattgcTGAAATGCAAGCACaattccagtatcgagtatcataccgaAAAGCATAAATAGCTAAACGGATGGCAATGGATCAATTATACAGAGATTTTGATACGTCGTACAATGAGCTACAAGGGTGGATAGCCACTTTACAGGAGTACGTGTCGGGAACTGTCATTGAGTTAGAGACACGACTTTATTACGGCCCAGATGACCAACTACAACTGGGAAAAAAAATTTTCCAACGAATTTTCTGGACGATTGATCCATGCGTGCGAGAATTTCTCCACTACAAGCCATTTGTGTAGGTAGATGGGATCTGACTATACGAAAAATATATGAAGATCCTACTTattgcggttgctcaagacggGAACAAGAATATGCTCCCGATAATGTTTTCCATTATGGACAAAGAGAACATAGAATCATGAGATTTCTTCCTTACGAACCTGTGGAAGTATGTTGTTAATGATGATAATATCTGCATCATCTCTGATAAAGGAAATAGAATAATTACCGCCATTAAGCATTCCGATGTACCATAGAAATCTTTTTACTACATCCGGCACATCGCGAAAAACTTCCATCGAAAGTATAAGAATGCAGACAGGAGGAAATAAGTTTTAGAAATGGGTAAAGAATGCCTTTATCTTTTCAATAtacattttaatgtttaattcgtGACTGTAACTAATCTTTTCTTAATATATACACAGCGTACACAGCGTACGAGCTAGAGCCACACCTTTTCCGACAAAGGATGACTAGACTTGAAAGTGACATGGAAGGTGAAATGAACACACCTTTTCGACAGTGGTTGGGTACCATAAAGCTGTGACAATGGGCTTAAAGTTTTGATGAAGGGTTTCGctatggtcatatgaccaccaACTTTGCAGAGGGGGTTAACTCTGTGTTGAGAAAAAACCATGACATCTTTTGATTTCATCTATGTTCTTGGCTACATTCTATAGTCTGGCTACCTTGATGCTAAAAATGGGATAGTaacaagtcaaccagatggaGACGGGATACATGTTTGTCGAAGATGTTAAAGATACAATCGTTGCGAATCGTCGGAGGGCaaggtcgatgaatgtagaagtatattcaaaacattttgaaatgttttaagtTACAGAGACCATCAATCGTTGACCCGATATACCACCTAGGTCTTACGAAGATGATCTCTGAAACAGACGGTGCGATTGCAAGAGGTTCCagacacttcattatccatgcgCGCATGTTTTGGTAGCATGTGCTCTCACCTCACTCAGTGTTGAACAGTTTATCGATGAGGTGTACACTTTCGAACGCACGTTGCGTGTTTGAGAGAACGAGCTCCCCGTCCTACTTGACCTGTTTACAAGAGAGGTTTCGCCGATAACTTTCGAGCTTATCCTAGACAAAGGGTTGCGTAGGAATCCAGAAGGTCATCCACAATCAACTAGAATCCATAATGAAATGAACATTAGAGAGAAAACTAACGGGAAACTTTGTGGCATATGCAAATTAGTTCGGCATAATAGGAGTAAATGCCCGCAGCGAACCTACCATATTAGACAATCGTCGCAATTGGGTAGGAATTGAGCTAATGTACTCCAGTGTatctaatttatattacaaagtttgttccaagtttGTTCCAATACGTGCCAATTAAaattacaaagtttgttccaagtttGTTTCAACACCTGTCATTTAAAATTACAAAGTTTGTATTTTTGCATTTATATTTTactgtaattaaataaatataaacttgattatttaaattatagAAACTCCTAAACTTGATGGTTTGATGGTATGGTCCTAGGGGTATATTTT from Gossypium hirsutum isolate 1008001.06 chromosome D12, Gossypium_hirsutum_v2.1, whole genome shotgun sequence includes these protein-coding regions:
- the LOC107946128 gene encoding acyl-coenzyme A oxidase 3, peroxisomal, which encodes MDRAFQRTKVLTGHLLQSPPTSSFQTPSLSSNACLNYSPPELSEKYAFDINDMRKLMDGHDLEERDRLFGMITQSKVFNPRVRGGKVFVSPDYNQSMEQQREMTWKRIEYLFERGVFQGWLTGEGEEVEMRRFACFEVLGLFDHSISIKLGVHFFLWGGAIQFFGTKHHHDKWLRDTENYLIKGCFAMTELGHGSNVRGIETITTYDSNTGEFVINTPCESAQKYWIGGAANHATHTIVFSQLNINGTNQGVHALIAQIRDADGNVCPNIRIADCGHKIGLNGVDNGRIWFDNVRVPRENLLNSVADVSPDGKYLSAIKDPDQRFAAFLAPLTAGRVNIAVNAVYQSKVGLAIAIRYALTRRAFSLKPKEPEVLLLDYPSHQRRLLPLLAKTYAMSFGANYLKMLYVKRTPQSNKIIHVISSSFKATFTWSNMQILQECREACGGQGLKTENRVGHLKAEHDVQSTFEGDNNILMQQVSKALFAEYMAAQKPNKAFKGLGLEHMNKPCPVIPSRLTTTTLRCSQFQMDVLCLRERDLLNRFVAEVSQCQAKGESKEHAFIMSYQLAEDLGKAFSDRAILQTFVEAEATLAACSLKDVLGMLRSLYALNCLEDGAYLRYGYLSVENAATVRREITKICSELRPHALALVSSFGIPDAFLSPIAFNWIDANSWSSAQH